Proteins encoded by one window of Thermobaculum terrenum ATCC BAA-798:
- a CDS encoding diphthine--ammonia ligase, whose product MKSRVALSWSGGKDSCLALYKLLRDDRFSVERLICTVTEGYERVSMHGVRVELIEAQAASLGIPLYRIYIPQNCSNQVYDDRMRYALSELMSLGINTVAFGDIFLEDIRAYRESRLSEVGVRALFPLWGRSSKDITLSLCKYGFRSVVVCVDSTLLDPSFLGSDIDLGFLSSLPERVDPAGENGEFHSFVYDGPIFSRSVSFKKGEVVVRDNRFYYCDLVPAG is encoded by the coding sequence ATGAAAAGTAGGGTGGCACTTAGCTGGAGTGGTGGTAAGGATAGCTGCCTAGCACTATACAAGCTCCTAAGGGATGATAGATTCTCTGTAGAGAGACTCATCTGTACTGTGACCGAAGGCTACGAACGAGTGAGCATGCATGGGGTGAGAGTAGAATTGATAGAGGCACAAGCAGCTTCTCTAGGTATTCCGCTTTACAGGATCTATATTCCCCAGAACTGCTCAAACCAAGTGTATGACGATAGAATGAGATATGCCCTCTCTGAGCTGATGAGCCTAGGTATAAATACAGTCGCATTTGGTGACATATTCTTGGAGGATATAAGAGCCTATAGGGAATCCCGCTTGTCAGAGGTTGGTGTAAGGGCGCTGTTTCCGCTTTGGGGGAGGAGTTCGAAGGACATCACGCTTAGCCTTTGTAAGTATGGCTTTAGATCTGTAGTAGTTTGTGTGGATTCTACCCTACTAGATCCTTCCTTCTTGGGTAGCGATATTGATCTAGGGTTTCTAAGTTCTTTACCTGAAAGAGTCGATCCTGCAGGGGAGAATGGAGAGTTTCACTCATTTGTGTACGATGGTCCTATCTTCAGCCGCAGTGTTTCCTTCAAGAAGGGAGAAGTAGTAGTTCGGGACAACAGGTTCTATTACTGCGACCTTGTTCCTGCTGGATAG
- a CDS encoding methyltransferase, producing the protein MRLLLHTAPGLGGILQKQLQSSAGNIRFLSRRFVSDKNDLLVVDAESLQEVLTSRVVEDAFFLFLYRDNISPNMQGLRDLGRVLASAIKTDRWQEAIRYRFDQLPASRRKHRVVTFRPVVRLQGSHVFTRSQLRATAEEILVSTLPRNWRLVKDNSLVEVWITVIDNEVWGGVRLTPDYSKRYAYKQYHVEASLRPSIAAAMVWLSCPRNDDVFLDPFCGAGTILIERALAGRYRLIIGSDKSREAIEVASSNIGPRYKPIELHQWDATSIPLEHDSVDAIVTNPPFGYRYGSKESNKELYPAFLQEAGRILKPDGRLVVVTTEDKLMRHLIGQDWRELVTVKVWVLGMRATIFAMERR; encoded by the coding sequence ATGAGACTTCTGCTACATACAGCGCCAGGACTTGGTGGAATTCTTCAGAAACAGCTTCAGTCGTCTGCAGGGAATATTAGATTTCTCTCCAGAAGATTTGTTAGCGATAAAAACGACCTATTGGTAGTCGATGCTGAATCTCTGCAGGAGGTCCTGACATCCAGGGTCGTAGAGGATGCGTTCTTCTTGTTCCTCTACAGGGATAACATAAGCCCTAACATGCAGGGCCTAAGGGATTTAGGTCGAGTCCTGGCGTCAGCCATCAAAACAGACAGATGGCAAGAAGCCATTAGGTACAGATTTGATCAACTGCCTGCAAGCCGTAGAAAACATAGAGTAGTTACCTTTCGCCCAGTAGTTCGACTCCAAGGCAGTCATGTTTTCACTAGATCTCAGCTCAGGGCTACTGCAGAAGAAATCCTGGTCTCAACTTTGCCTAGAAATTGGAGACTAGTTAAGGACAATTCCCTTGTAGAAGTTTGGATTACTGTCATAGACAATGAGGTCTGGGGAGGTGTAAGGCTTACTCCTGACTATTCGAAAAGATACGCTTACAAACAGTATCATGTGGAGGCATCACTAAGACCATCGATAGCCGCGGCTATGGTGTGGTTGTCTTGCCCGAGAAACGATGACGTGTTCCTTGATCCGTTCTGTGGGGCCGGTACCATACTGATAGAACGGGCTCTGGCTGGTAGATACCGGCTTATCATAGGTAGTGATAAATCTAGAGAAGCTATTGAGGTTGCCAGTTCTAACATAGGGCCAAGATATAAACCAATAGAGCTTCATCAATGGGATGCTACCAGCATACCTCTTGAACACGATTCTGTGGATGCGATAGTAACTAATCCGCCCTTTGGTTACCGCTATGGATCCAAAGAGAGTAATAAAGAGCTCTACCCAGCTTTTCTGCAGGAGGCTGGTAGAATACTCAAGCCTGATGGCAGGCTGGTAGTGGTGACTACGGAGGATAAGCTGATGCGTCACTTGATCGGGCAAGATTGGCGGGAGTTAGTCACAGTTAAGGTGTGGGTGCTAGGTATGAGAGCCACTATATTTGCTATGGAGAGGAGATAG